In Burkholderia pyrrocinia, the following proteins share a genomic window:
- a CDS encoding lactonase family protein: MKTKALWRAVAAAAFGMVASLAHAATYAYVSNSDSRDISVFSVAPSNGALTAIETVPVGGTVMPMTLSPDHHRLYAALRSTPYRVVSFAINPLDGRLSELGRAPLADSMAYVSTDASGRYLFSASYGGNLLAVNRIGENGIAGDVQQTVKTGPMAHAIRQSPDGRYAFASVLGADAWLRLPFDASTGALTDVATPAYRLPEKSGPRHFVFSSNGRFAYLIDELDGKLHVLALSRGGAEARPIQTVSILPPDFHGDKPWGADLHLTPDGRFLYASERTSSTLAAYRVDAASGKLTRIGTIATEKQPRGFGIDPSGNYLLAAGQLSPTLAVYRIDRSTGHLDEIGKYPVGNGANWVEIVSYDGTN; the protein is encoded by the coding sequence ATGAAAACGAAAGCACTCTGGCGCGCCGTCGCGGCGGCCGCCTTCGGAATGGTCGCGTCGCTCGCGCACGCGGCGACGTATGCGTACGTATCGAACAGCGACAGCCGCGACATCTCGGTGTTCAGCGTCGCCCCGTCGAACGGCGCGCTGACCGCGATCGAAACCGTGCCGGTCGGCGGCACCGTGATGCCGATGACGCTGTCGCCCGATCATCATCGCCTCTATGCGGCGCTGCGCTCGACGCCGTATCGCGTCGTCAGCTTCGCGATCAACCCGCTCGACGGACGGTTGAGCGAGCTGGGCCGCGCGCCGCTCGCGGACAGCATGGCCTACGTGTCGACCGACGCGTCGGGCCGCTATCTGTTCTCGGCGTCGTATGGCGGCAACCTGCTCGCGGTGAACCGGATCGGCGAGAACGGTATCGCGGGCGACGTGCAGCAGACGGTGAAGACGGGCCCGATGGCGCACGCGATTCGGCAGTCGCCGGACGGCCGCTACGCGTTCGCGTCGGTGCTCGGCGCCGATGCGTGGCTGCGCTTGCCGTTCGACGCGTCGACGGGCGCACTGACCGACGTCGCGACGCCGGCGTACCGGCTGCCGGAAAAATCCGGCCCGCGCCATTTCGTGTTTTCGTCGAACGGGCGCTTCGCGTACCTGATCGACGAGCTCGACGGCAAGCTGCACGTGCTCGCGCTGTCGCGCGGCGGCGCCGAGGCGCGGCCGATCCAGACCGTGTCGATCCTGCCGCCCGACTTCCACGGCGACAAGCCGTGGGGCGCGGACCTGCACCTGACGCCGGACGGACGATTCCTGTATGCGTCGGAGCGCACGTCGAGCACGCTCGCCGCGTATCGCGTCGACGCCGCGTCGGGCAAGCTCACGCGGATCGGCACGATTGCAACCGAGAAGCAGCCGCGCGGCTTCGGCATCGATCCGTCGGGCAACTATCTGCTCGCGGCCGGGCAGTTGTCGCCGACGCTGGCCGTCTACCGGATCGACCGCAGCACGGGGCACCTCGACGAGATCGGCAAATACCCGGTCGGCAACGGCGCGAACTGGGTGGAGATCGTGTCGTACGACGGGACGAACTGA
- a CDS encoding TRAP transporter substrate-binding protein, with the protein MKHRFTGSRTALAVALMAGFAMSAHARVFRSADVHGDNFPTNMAVKFMGDELSKQTGGKDSIKVFGNSALGSEKDTVDQVRIGAIDMARVNGASFNEIVPESLIPSFPFLFRDVDHFRKAMYGPAGQKILDAFTAKGMIALTFYESGARSIYAKRPVRSPADMKGLKVRVQPSDLMVDEIRAMGGTPTPMPFAEVYTGLKTGLVDAAENNLPSYEETKHYEVAPDYSETQHAMTPEVLVFSKKTWDTLSPQEQAAIRKAAADSVPYYQKLWTAREASAQQSVTKGGAKILPAAQIDRAAFVKAMQPLWTKYEKTPQMKQIVDEIEATK; encoded by the coding sequence ATGAAGCACCGATTCACCGGTTCCCGTACCGCACTGGCCGTCGCGCTGATGGCCGGCTTCGCGATGTCCGCTCACGCGCGCGTGTTCCGCTCGGCGGACGTGCACGGCGACAACTTCCCGACCAACATGGCCGTGAAGTTCATGGGCGACGAGCTGTCGAAGCAGACGGGCGGCAAGGATTCGATCAAGGTGTTCGGCAACAGCGCGCTCGGCTCCGAGAAGGACACGGTCGACCAGGTCCGGATCGGCGCGATCGACATGGCGCGCGTAAACGGCGCGTCGTTCAACGAGATCGTGCCGGAATCGCTGATCCCGTCGTTCCCGTTCCTGTTCCGCGACGTCGACCATTTCCGCAAGGCGATGTACGGCCCGGCCGGCCAGAAGATCCTCGATGCGTTCACGGCGAAGGGGATGATCGCGCTGACGTTCTACGAGAGCGGCGCGCGCTCGATATATGCGAAGCGCCCGGTGCGCTCGCCGGCCGACATGAAGGGGCTGAAGGTGCGCGTGCAACCGTCCGACCTGATGGTCGACGAGATCAGGGCGATGGGCGGCACGCCGACGCCGATGCCGTTCGCCGAGGTGTACACCGGGCTGAAGACGGGCCTCGTCGACGCGGCGGAAAACAACCTGCCGTCGTACGAGGAAACGAAGCACTACGAGGTGGCGCCCGATTACTCGGAGACGCAGCACGCGATGACGCCGGAAGTGCTGGTGTTCTCGAAGAAGACCTGGGACACGCTGTCGCCGCAGGAGCAGGCGGCGATCCGGAAGGCGGCGGCCGATTCGGTGCCGTACTACCAGAAGCTGTGGACCGCGCGCGAGGCGTCCGCGCAGCAGAGCGTGACGAAGGGCGGCGCGAAAATCCTGCCGGCCGCGCAGATCGACCGCGCGGCGTTCGTGAAGGCGATGCAGCCGCTGTGGACGAAGTACGAGAAGACGCCGCAGATGAAGCAGATCGTCGACGAGATCGAGGCGACCAAGTGA
- a CDS encoding methyl-accepting chemotaxis protein, which yields MRDLKVKNSLLAVLAAFAAMIVVGGIVGIAALGNANTNAKRLHEIAAQTLLVNDAYKDSTRTRSALVRAYAALKEHNDPAQRDSALQSAQRTFDLSAKETQAFQSASSAAGIDTDLKRALVESSTHLATVLARATDALRNGDTAAYATINDKEITTAGQVYSANVEKFQRLANRLSEETIDDDNAAYTRIIAMVGIGVTLALALIVATHFALRRIVSRPLANAAALLDRIASNDLTVTVPDAGRNEIGQLFAAMKRMQGGLVATVAGVRDSSDAIHTAAREIAAGNLDLSSRTEQQSASLEETAASMEQLTSTVRQSADHAQQASTLAASAADLAQHGGELVGRAVDMMGVINASSKKIAEITGMIDGIAFQTNILALNAAVESARAGEHGRGFAVVAGEVRTLAQRSASAAREIGQLIGTSIDDVRSGNELVAQAGHAMDEIVSSVRRVATIMTDITTATVEQSAGIDQVGQAVSQMDQMTQQNAALVEQASAAATALEHQASSMQAAMSVFRIAHVG from the coding sequence ATGCGCGATCTGAAGGTAAAGAACAGTTTGCTCGCCGTGCTGGCCGCTTTTGCAGCGATGATCGTGGTCGGTGGCATCGTCGGGATCGCGGCACTCGGAAACGCGAACACGAACGCGAAGCGCCTGCATGAAATCGCCGCCCAGACGTTGCTCGTCAACGACGCCTACAAGGACAGCACCCGTACCCGCTCGGCACTCGTGCGCGCCTATGCGGCGCTGAAGGAGCACAACGACCCGGCGCAGCGCGATTCGGCACTGCAAAGCGCGCAGCGGACGTTCGATTTGTCCGCGAAGGAAACGCAGGCGTTTCAGAGCGCTTCATCAGCCGCCGGCATCGACACCGACCTGAAGCGGGCACTGGTCGAATCGTCAACGCATCTCGCGACCGTCCTCGCACGCGCGACCGACGCGCTGCGCAACGGCGATACCGCTGCGTACGCAACGATCAACGACAAGGAGATCACCACGGCCGGCCAGGTCTACTCGGCGAACGTCGAGAAATTCCAGCGCCTCGCGAACCGGCTGTCGGAAGAAACGATCGATGACGACAACGCCGCCTACACGCGCATCATCGCGATGGTCGGCATCGGCGTGACGCTTGCGCTCGCGCTGATCGTCGCGACGCACTTCGCGTTGCGCCGGATCGTGTCGCGGCCGCTCGCGAACGCAGCCGCGCTGCTCGACCGCATCGCATCGAACGACCTGACCGTGACCGTACCGGACGCAGGCCGCAATGAAATCGGCCAATTGTTCGCGGCGATGAAGCGGATGCAGGGCGGTCTCGTCGCCACCGTCGCCGGCGTGCGCGACAGCAGCGACGCGATCCACACGGCCGCACGCGAGATCGCTGCGGGCAACCTCGATCTGTCGAGCCGCACCGAGCAGCAGTCCGCGTCGCTCGAAGAAACGGCTGCGAGCATGGAGCAACTGACGTCGACGGTTCGCCAGAGTGCGGACCATGCCCAGCAGGCAAGCACGCTTGCCGCGAGCGCGGCGGACCTCGCGCAGCACGGTGGCGAACTGGTCGGCCGTGCGGTCGACATGATGGGCGTGATCAATGCGAGCTCGAAGAAGATCGCGGAGATCACCGGGATGATCGACGGGATCGCATTCCAGACCAATATCCTCGCGCTGAATGCGGCGGTCGAATCGGCACGCGCGGGCGAACACGGGCGCGGCTTTGCAGTCGTTGCGGGTGAGGTGCGCACGCTCGCGCAGCGCAGCGCGAGTGCCGCGCGGGAGATCGGCCAGCTGATCGGCACGTCGATCGACGACGTCCGCAGCGGCAACGAACTTGTCGCGCAGGCGGGCCATGCAATGGACGAGATCGTGTCGTCGGTGCGACGCGTGGCGACGATCATGACCGACATCACGACGGCGACGGTCGAACAGAGTGCCGGCATCGACCAGGTCGGCCAGGCGGTCAGCCAGATGGATCAGATGACGCAGCAGAACGCTGCGCTCGTCGAACAGGCGAGTGCTGCTGCGACCGCGCTCGAGCATCAGGCCAGCTCGATGCAGGCCGCGATGTCGGTCTTTCGTATCGCGCACGTGGGCTGA
- a CDS encoding ATP-binding protein, producing the protein MLNRWIRSLSARLWVTSVIVLAVTLTALAALAVYLFDHFPEQPLGRHELTEDITHVEEGLRFDDAGRPISVALPKTTAWMFKVLPTEVKYRVLDERGNILLSSSAAPGSAPWITGDLSAIGKFASATIGGEPFDIVTLPVLRAHQVFYVQTATSMRFIEALIGAKVKQIPGTVTTTIVFTTIIFGLTLTFAVHWLLRPLREASSAAALITPRNLKTRLSSRGIPSEIKPLIDAFNAALSRLENGFAVQQQFLASAAHELQTPLTLIRGQIELQPEIENKDLLFREIDLMARQARQLLHLAEVSEAQNFSFGEVSSVDIAQDVVAYLARKADRAQVKLQIDAPVTLAPIWADRSALFILLKNIVENAINVSLPNSVVSIVIDEVSIQVVDEGPGIKQEHLPFLFNRFWRAPDARHDGAGLGLAICKEIAVAHEWRLTVSRLAVGTAFAIRL; encoded by the coding sequence ATGCTCAATCGCTGGATTCGAAGTTTGTCCGCACGGCTGTGGGTGACGAGCGTGATCGTGCTCGCGGTCACGCTGACCGCGCTGGCCGCGCTGGCCGTCTACTTGTTCGATCATTTCCCGGAGCAGCCGCTCGGACGACACGAGCTGACGGAAGATATTACGCACGTCGAGGAGGGACTCCGTTTTGACGATGCCGGCCGCCCGATTTCGGTAGCGCTTCCCAAGACTACGGCGTGGATGTTCAAGGTGCTGCCGACCGAGGTCAAATATCGGGTGCTCGACGAGCGCGGAAACATCTTGCTCTCGTCGAGCGCTGCTCCGGGCAGCGCGCCCTGGATTACTGGCGACCTTTCCGCCATCGGCAAATTCGCGTCGGCGACGATCGGCGGCGAGCCGTTCGACATCGTGACGCTTCCGGTTCTGCGGGCCCATCAGGTCTTCTATGTCCAGACCGCGACGAGCATGCGTTTTATCGAGGCGTTGATCGGCGCGAAGGTCAAGCAGATTCCGGGCACGGTCACAACGACGATCGTCTTCACGACGATCATATTCGGCCTGACACTGACCTTCGCGGTGCATTGGCTGCTCAGGCCGCTTCGAGAGGCGTCGAGCGCCGCGGCGCTGATCACGCCGCGCAATCTCAAGACGCGCCTTTCTTCCAGGGGCATTCCGAGCGAGATCAAGCCGCTCATCGACGCATTCAATGCAGCGCTCAGCCGATTGGAGAACGGGTTTGCCGTGCAGCAGCAGTTTCTCGCGTCCGCGGCGCACGAATTGCAGACCCCGCTTACGCTGATCCGAGGCCAGATCGAACTGCAGCCCGAGATCGAAAACAAGGACCTGCTGTTTCGCGAGATCGACCTGATGGCGCGCCAGGCTCGCCAGTTGCTGCATCTGGCCGAAGTCAGCGAAGCACAGAACTTCAGCTTCGGCGAAGTCAGCAGCGTGGATATCGCGCAGGATGTCGTTGCGTATCTGGCGCGCAAGGCCGACCGTGCTCAGGTCAAACTTCAGATCGACGCGCCGGTTACGCTTGCGCCAATCTGGGCGGACCGGAGCGCGTTGTTCATCCTGCTCAAGAACATTGTCGAGAACGCGATCAATGTTTCGTTACCCAATAGCGTCGTGTCGATCGTTATCGACGAAGTCTCGATCCAGGTGGTGGATGAAGGGCCCGGCATCAAGCAGGAGCATCTCCCATTCCTGTTCAATCGGTTCTGGCGCGCGCCGGATGCCCGGCACGACGGCGCCGGCCTCGGACTGGCCATCTGCAAGGAAATTGCCGTTGCGCACGAATGGCGATTGACGGTCAGCCGCCTGGCGGTGGGGACCGCGTTTGCTATTCGGCTTTAG
- a CDS encoding alpha/beta fold hydrolase: MPAHIVHGSTLHYQDQGTGFPVLLGHSYLWDAAMWAPQIDALSRRYRVIVPDLWGHGASGALPEGTQTLDDLAAHASALLDALEIEQCAVVGLSVGGMWGARLALREPQRVRSLVLMDASLEAEPDATRMRYFGMLDAIAAAGRIAPPLLDAIVPLFFRPDVNLADPVPTAFRDALASLPADRLRQSIVPLGRLIFGRPDTLSALAGLDAERTLLMCGAGDMARPPSETVKMASVIGCPHALVPDAGHISNLENPAFVTRALLDWFDGQRLSAG, translated from the coding sequence ATGCCCGCACACATCGTTCATGGCAGTACCCTGCATTACCAGGATCAAGGCACCGGCTTTCCAGTGCTGCTCGGGCACAGCTATCTGTGGGACGCGGCGATGTGGGCGCCTCAGATCGACGCGCTGTCGCGCCGGTATCGCGTGATCGTGCCGGACCTGTGGGGGCACGGCGCATCGGGCGCACTGCCCGAAGGCACGCAGACGCTCGACGATCTCGCCGCGCATGCGAGTGCGCTGCTCGATGCGCTGGAGATCGAACAGTGCGCGGTCGTCGGGCTCAGCGTCGGCGGCATGTGGGGCGCGCGGCTTGCGTTGCGCGAACCGCAGCGCGTGCGTTCGCTCGTGCTGATGGATGCGTCGCTGGAGGCCGAACCCGACGCGACGCGGATGCGCTACTTCGGGATGCTCGATGCGATCGCCGCCGCGGGCCGCATTGCGCCGCCGCTGCTCGATGCGATCGTGCCGCTGTTCTTCCGGCCGGACGTCAATCTGGCGGACCCGGTGCCGACCGCGTTTCGCGATGCGCTGGCGAGCCTGCCGGCCGACCGGCTGCGGCAATCGATCGTCCCGCTGGGCCGGTTGATCTTCGGCCGGCCCGACACGCTGTCGGCGCTGGCCGGGCTGGACGCCGAACGCACGCTGCTGATGTGCGGCGCGGGCGACATGGCGCGTCCGCCGTCGGAAACCGTGAAGATGGCGAGCGTGATCGGGTGCCCGCATGCGCTGGTGCCGGACGCCGGCCACATCTCGAACCTGGAAAATCCCGCGTTCGTCACGCGTGCGCTGCTCGACTGGTTCGACGGGCAACGGCTGTCGGCAGGCTGA
- the proP gene encoding glycine betaine/L-proline transporter ProP, with translation MTDSPPSPCFSTLLHTTRLPGVARCTPLHRHRGDPETPPSPPTARALPPRRPSGRSPGPFQESSLSSSQAHPAKARSSRKSVKLDDITIVDPAVVKRAVGAMAFGNAMEWFDFGVYSYIAVTLGKVFFPSSSPSAQLLATFGTFAAAFLVRPLGGMVFGPLGDRIGRQRVLAATMIMMAAGTFAIGLIPSYTSIGIMAPVLLLVARLVQGFSTGGEYGGAATFIAEFSTDKRRGFMGSFLEFGTLIGYTLGAATVALLTATLSQEALLSWGWRVPFFVAGPLGLAGLYVRLKLEETPAFKKEAEAREADERARPKQSFAQLLVEQWKPLLLCVGLVLIFNVTDYMALSYLPSYLSATLHFQESHGLFLVLLVMVLMMPMTLYAGHLSDKIGRKPVMMAGCVGLLVLSVPALMLIRTGGMLPVFGGMLIYGTLLSTFTGVMPSALPALFPTRIRYGALAIGFNVSVSLFGGTTPLVTAWLVDRTGDLMMPAYYLMGASFIGIVSVLALRETARQPLPGSGPCVSSRAEALSLVRGGIDEARVQDRKFTPVRERA, from the coding sequence ATGACCGATAGTCCGCCCTCCCCGTGTTTCTCTACACTGCTTCACACAACACGCTTGCCCGGTGTAGCCCGCTGCACGCCGCTTCACCGACACCGAGGCGATCCCGAGACACCACCTTCGCCCCCGACGGCCCGCGCCCTCCCGCCGCGCCGACCGTCCGGCCGGTCGCCAGGGCCCTTCCAGGAGAGTTCATTGAGTTCATCGCAAGCGCACCCCGCGAAAGCCCGGTCTTCGCGCAAGTCCGTCAAGCTGGATGACATCACGATCGTCGACCCTGCCGTCGTCAAGCGCGCGGTCGGCGCGATGGCGTTCGGCAATGCGATGGAATGGTTCGACTTCGGTGTGTACAGCTACATCGCCGTCACGCTCGGCAAGGTGTTCTTCCCGTCCAGCAGCCCGTCCGCGCAGCTGCTCGCGACCTTCGGCACGTTCGCGGCCGCGTTCCTCGTGCGCCCGCTCGGCGGCATGGTGTTCGGCCCGCTCGGCGACCGCATCGGCCGCCAGCGCGTGCTCGCCGCCACGATGATCATGATGGCCGCCGGCACGTTCGCGATCGGCCTGATCCCCAGCTACACGTCGATCGGCATCATGGCGCCCGTGCTGCTGCTCGTCGCGCGTCTCGTGCAGGGTTTCTCGACCGGCGGCGAATACGGCGGCGCGGCCACCTTCATCGCCGAATTCTCGACCGACAAGCGCCGCGGCTTCATGGGCAGCTTCCTCGAATTCGGCACGCTGATCGGCTATACGCTCGGCGCGGCGACGGTCGCGCTGCTCACCGCGACGCTGTCGCAGGAAGCGTTGCTGTCATGGGGCTGGCGCGTGCCGTTCTTCGTCGCCGGCCCGCTCGGCCTCGCGGGCCTCTACGTCCGGCTCAAGCTCGAGGAAACGCCGGCGTTCAAGAAGGAGGCCGAAGCACGCGAAGCGGACGAACGCGCGCGGCCTAAGCAAAGCTTCGCGCAGTTGCTCGTCGAACAGTGGAAGCCGCTGCTGCTCTGCGTCGGCCTCGTGCTGATCTTCAACGTGACCGACTACATGGCGCTGTCGTACCTGCCGAGCTATCTGTCGGCGACGCTGCACTTCCAGGAATCGCACGGCCTGTTCCTGGTGCTGCTCGTGATGGTGCTGATGATGCCGATGACGCTGTACGCCGGGCACCTGTCGGACAAGATCGGCCGCAAGCCGGTGATGATGGCCGGCTGCGTGGGCCTGCTCGTGCTGTCGGTGCCGGCGCTGATGCTGATTCGCACCGGCGGCATGCTGCCCGTGTTCGGCGGGATGCTGATCTACGGCACGTTGCTGTCGACGTTCACGGGCGTGATGCCGTCGGCGCTGCCGGCGCTGTTTCCCACGCGGATCCGCTACGGCGCGCTCGCGATCGGCTTCAACGTGTCGGTGTCGCTGTTCGGCGGCACGACGCCGCTCGTCACCGCGTGGCTGGTCGATCGCACCGGCGACCTGATGATGCCCGCGTACTACCTGATGGGCGCGTCGTTCATCGGCATCGTGTCGGTGCTCGCGCTGCGCGAGACCGCGCGCCAGCCGCTGCCGGGTTCAGGCCCGTGCGTGTCGAGCCGCGCGGAAGCGCTGAGCCTCGTTCGCGGCGGCATCGACGAAGCCCGGGTGCAGGACAGGAAGTTCACGCCGGTCCGCGAGCGCGCGTGA
- a CDS encoding response regulator transcription factor gives MSRVALIEDHERLAAMIRQALSAAGIEADHFRTISEARYGVSRGAYAVLIVDRGLPDGDGLAFLRTLRAAGQMTPCLMLTARDALHDRVDGLESGADDYVTKPFAMSELVARVRTLMRRPAALTALVVSFAEITVDPRQRMMCCGAESVVLAPAELQVMLCLMRADGATVRHAALEHAGWGLGDAVTPNALEVTLHRLRKKLAAIGATTRLANIRGAGFALQTAQGPDDPPERPAQPRRGA, from the coding sequence ATGTCGCGAGTCGCATTGATCGAAGACCATGAGCGTCTGGCCGCCATGATTCGTCAGGCGCTGTCCGCCGCGGGCATCGAGGCCGATCACTTCCGCACGATTTCCGAAGCCCGCTACGGCGTGAGCCGCGGCGCCTATGCGGTGCTGATCGTCGATCGCGGCTTGCCGGACGGCGACGGTCTCGCGTTTTTACGCACGTTGCGTGCGGCAGGCCAGATGACGCCCTGCCTGATGCTGACCGCCCGCGACGCGCTGCATGACCGCGTGGACGGACTCGAAAGCGGCGCCGACGACTACGTGACCAAGCCGTTCGCCATGAGCGAGCTGGTCGCGCGGGTGCGCACGCTGATGCGCAGGCCGGCGGCGCTGACTGCGCTGGTCGTGTCGTTCGCCGAAATCACCGTGGATCCGCGGCAGCGCATGATGTGCTGTGGCGCCGAGTCGGTCGTGCTTGCGCCTGCCGAGCTGCAGGTCATGCTGTGCCTGATGAGGGCGGACGGCGCGACGGTGCGCCATGCGGCGCTCGAACATGCGGGCTGGGGGCTCGGCGACGCGGTGACGCCGAACGCGCTGGAAGTGACGTTGCACCGGCTGCGCAAGAAGCTGGCGGCAATCGGCGCGACCACGCGGCTGGCGAACATCCGCGGCGCGGGCTTCGCGCTTCAGACCGCCCAGGGTCCTGACGATCCGCCCGAGCGGCCTGCGCAACCGAGGAGGGGCGCATGA
- a CDS encoding TRAP transporter small permease, translating into MTRRTSLNSAAAAGSSAAAPDGAAPARPHAAPLLRCVNDVLFRVLAVIASACLAALTVLVFYAVVMRYVFENAPDFVEPIALLLVIVIAMFGAAMKVRDGGHIGLDSLVRRLPPNARTVVVAIQHLSLIAFAIAIMVGCGSMAAETMGDRIPIIGLPEGVRYLITMPAAIAIILFSLEHLLALRRPPSKQ; encoded by the coding sequence GTGACGCGTCGCACTTCCCTGAACAGCGCGGCGGCCGCCGGTTCGTCGGCCGCCGCCCCGGACGGCGCGGCGCCGGCACGGCCGCACGCCGCGCCGTTGCTGCGCTGCGTGAACGACGTGCTGTTCCGTGTGCTGGCCGTGATCGCGTCGGCCTGTCTCGCGGCGCTCACGGTGCTGGTGTTCTACGCGGTCGTGATGCGCTACGTGTTCGAGAACGCGCCGGATTTCGTCGAGCCGATCGCGCTGCTGCTGGTGATCGTGATCGCGATGTTCGGTGCGGCGATGAAGGTGCGCGACGGCGGCCATATCGGCCTCGACTCGCTCGTGCGCCGGCTGCCGCCGAACGCGCGCACCGTGGTCGTCGCGATCCAGCACCTGAGCCTGATCGCGTTCGCGATCGCGATCATGGTCGGCTGCGGCAGCATGGCCGCCGAGACGATGGGCGACCGCATTCCGATCATCGGTCTGCCCGAAGGCGTGCGCTACCTGATCACGATGCCCGCGGCGATCGCGATCATCCTCTTTTCGCTCGAGCACCTGCTCGCGCTTCGTCGTCCTCCGTCGAAACAATAA
- a CDS encoding TRAP transporter large permease has translation MELAILSVSFLIFLVLGVPVSFALGIACVLTYMVEGLPIATAMQAMISGMNAFSFLAVPFFIFSGELMLHGGIADRILRFAQATVGHFRGGLGMANVVACTLFGGVSGSPTADTSAMGGVVIPLMKREGYSAAYAVNVTTHASLAGALMPTSTNMIIYAFAAQGITGMLHGQPVSGVSIGDLLFSGLLPVLWVMGFVLAAAYWQAVRHGYPRREDGSSALPAFPGWYAVLRSFVGAVPGLMVIAIILVCVAKGIATATEAAAIAVVYSLVLTAIVYRTLTVAKLRRALSHAARTTGVVLLLIAVSNMLRFQMSYLEIPDAIEGLLKASTAAPWLMLLYINIIQVFLGTFVDMAAHILITTPLFLPIAMACGVGPVQFGIMLLLNCSLGLVHPPIGSVQFVGCAIGNVSIGETTKMAWPYYLAIFSAINIVTYLPFFSTWLPSLISGHAVF, from the coding sequence ATGGAACTCGCGATCCTGTCCGTCAGTTTTTTGATTTTCCTCGTGCTCGGCGTGCCCGTGTCGTTCGCGCTCGGGATAGCCTGCGTGCTGACCTATATGGTCGAAGGCCTGCCGATCGCGACCGCGATGCAGGCGATGATCTCGGGGATGAACGCGTTCTCGTTCCTCGCGGTGCCGTTCTTCATCTTCTCCGGCGAGCTGATGCTGCACGGCGGCATCGCGGACCGGATCCTGCGCTTCGCGCAGGCGACCGTCGGCCACTTCCGCGGCGGCCTCGGGATGGCGAACGTCGTCGCCTGCACGCTGTTCGGCGGCGTGTCGGGCTCGCCGACCGCCGATACGTCGGCGATGGGCGGCGTGGTGATCCCGCTGATGAAGCGCGAAGGCTACAGCGCCGCGTACGCGGTCAACGTGACGACGCATGCGTCGCTCGCCGGCGCGCTGATGCCGACGTCGACCAACATGATCATCTATGCGTTCGCCGCGCAGGGGATCACGGGCATGCTGCACGGCCAGCCGGTGAGCGGCGTGTCGATCGGCGACCTGCTGTTCTCGGGGCTGCTGCCGGTGTTGTGGGTGATGGGCTTCGTGCTTGCCGCCGCGTACTGGCAGGCCGTGCGTCACGGCTATCCGCGCCGTGAAGACGGCTCGTCCGCGCTGCCCGCGTTTCCCGGCTGGTATGCGGTGCTGCGCAGCTTCGTCGGCGCGGTGCCCGGGCTGATGGTGATCGCGATCATCCTCGTGTGCGTCGCGAAGGGGATTGCCACCGCGACGGAAGCGGCCGCGATCGCCGTCGTGTACTCGCTGGTGCTGACCGCGATCGTCTACCGGACGCTGACGGTCGCGAAGCTGCGCCGCGCGCTGTCGCATGCGGCCCGCACGACGGGCGTCGTGCTGCTGCTGATCGCGGTGTCCAACATGTTGCGCTTCCAGATGTCGTACCTGGAGATTCCGGATGCGATCGAAGGGCTGCTGAAGGCGTCGACCGCCGCGCCGTGGCTGATGCTGCTGTACATCAACATCATCCAGGTGTTCCTCGGCACGTTCGTCGACATGGCCGCACACATCCTGATCACGACGCCGCTGTTCCTGCCGATCGCGATGGCGTGCGGCGTCGGGCCGGTCCAGTTCGGGATCATGCTGCTGCTGAACTGCTCGCTCGGCCTCGTGCATCCGCCGATCGGGTCGGTGCAGTTCGTCGGATGCGCGATCGGCAACGTGTCGATCGGCGAGACGACGAAGATGGCGTGGCCGTATTACCTCGCGATCTTCAGTGCGATCAACATCGTCACGTACCTGCCGTTCTTCTCGACCTGGCTGCCGAGCCTGATCAGCGGGCACGCGGTGTTCTGA